A window of Hevea brasiliensis isolate MT/VB/25A 57/8 chromosome 14, ASM3005281v1, whole genome shotgun sequence contains these coding sequences:
- the LOC110672914 gene encoding uncharacterized protein LOC110672914: MISQLASKEDQMETHSKMSDNQIAQHAGSSNSKAFRKLPSQPENPREQCNAITLRSGEVMREEQEIEVKLKEKKDECESESTSTKAKASKEANEEKEDKMEIEEKYVPLTLYKPPLSFPQRFQKAKLDKQFRKFLKVLNKLYISIPFTDVISQNKLPPKLKDPESFSVPCHIGEISIERALCDLGASVSLMPLSICEKLKVRDLKPTTISLQLADRSIKYLVGILENVPLKVGKFFIPVDFVVLEIEDDVRTPIILGRPFLATARASIDVKNGKLKLTVGEEAIEFNLFQHSKELDVMNSCYRVDIIEHDAETEVIKLKENQAIPMQCN; the protein is encoded by the exons atgatttctcaattagcatctaaagagGATCAAATGGAAACACACAGCAAGATGTCAGataatcaaatagctcaacatgCTGGCTCTTCAAATAGTAAAGCTTTTAggaagcttcctagccaacctGAGAATCCAAGGGAGCAGTGCAATGcgattactttaagaagtggagaGGTAATGAGGGAAGaacaggaaattgaagtaaagttgaaagaaaagaaagatgagTGTGAGAGTGAATCCACTTCAACTAAAGCTAAAGCTAGTAAGGAAGCAAATGAAGAGAAAGAAGATAAAATGGAAATAGAAGAGAAATATGTGCCTCTTACACTGTACAAGCCTCCATTGTCCTTTCCTCAgaggtttcagaaagcaaaatTAGATAAGCAGTTTAGAAAATTCCTTAAAGTTTTGAATAAGTTGTATATCAGCATTCCATTCACAGATGTCATTTCTCAa AATAAGCTCCCACCTAAGTTGAAAGATCCTGAAAGTTTTTCtgtaccatgtcacattggagaAATAAGTATTGAGAGAGCATTATGTGACTTGGGAGCTAGTGTTAGCTTGATGCCACTTTCCATATGTGAGAAGTTGAAGGTTAGAGATCTAAAGCCCACAACTATTTCTTTGCAATTAGCTGACAGATCTATAAAGTATCTAGTtgggattttagagaatgtgccATTAAAAGTTGGGAAGTTTTTCATTCCAGTGGATTTTGTTGTACTAGAGATAGAGGATGATGTAAGAACACCCATCATACTTGGAAGGCCATTTTTAGCCACTGCAAGAGCTAGTATAGATGTAAAGAATGGGAAATTAAAGTTAACAGTGGGGGAGGAGGCAATAGAGTTTAATTTATTCCAACATTCCAAGGAACTAGATGTGATGAATTCTTGTTATAGGGTAGATATTATAGAGCATGATGCTGAAACTGAAGTTATTAAACTAAAGGAAAATCAAGCTATTCCAATGCAATGTAATTAG
- the LOC110672893 gene encoding disease resistance protein RPM1-like, whose amino-acid sequence MAECSLNLLLKKLTQEDDNLLSRVPADTEYICYELESMKSLFRVADAMEESSDTSLKSWLKKVIDVVYDMEDALDHFNLHLARDRGHGFFASLLKITGCISSLQARHRIASEMLEIRSKVVDIAGSYRSYLMQNNIMEKDLNYTTSASHQPRTRETPSPSSLEEDNLVGIEGAKEQLINWLVRGKFDREVVSVVGMGGLGKSTLVKLLYGDAEVMKHFELRAWVTVSQSFKIEELLKDIIQQISRVPNKSADHLEMDSEGEDKFKLITAINEFLRQKRYLIVLDDVWDTYAFDAFVRALPRNNCGSRILLTTRIVTVATMKSPEKVYALNPLSPEDSWTLFCKKTFKNNSCPPHLKDVSEKILHRCEGLPLAIVAVSGVLATKDESREDQWEMIHRTLVYDDSMLNLRRVLSLSYNDLPYFLKSCLLYFSVFPQNYRIKSARLVRLWIAEGFVNEREGMTLEEVAEAYLNELIMRNLVQVVEANIDGRVKTCRIHELLHEIVISKARDQEFITIVKSQSKILPEKFRRVSFHDTTPSIRHIASQRLRSLLMFWAGDSLSESPVFYSSFNHSRLLNVLDLEGAPLKEFPQEIVSLSLLKYLSLRDTKVNSIPRSIGKLQNLETLDLKHAHVTELPAEILELQKLRHLLVYRYQISSDYEIYTKNGFKAPALIGSQKSLQKLCFIEANQGGNLMQELGKLNNLRRLGIVKLREQDGMALCSSIEKLKNLRALSITSMNESEIIDLESLSTPPTFLQRLYLAGSLQKVPDWIPALDSLVKVVLKWSKLSDDPLLSLQRLPRLVHLELVQAYDGKEFYFHQKGFQSLKLLGLSKLERLEEIKVEKGAMPCLQKLIVQSCHSLQKVPLGIQYLVKLKLLEFINMPIELIMKMDPNGEHGDHWKVKHIPEVHFSYWNNGNWDSFSLNSFRDNKTSSQSSRKIISYKNI is encoded by the coding sequence ATGGCTGAATGTTCCCTGAACTTGCTACTTAAGAAACTCACCCAAGAAGACGACAACTTATTGTCTAGGGTTCCCGCAGACACTGAGTACATTTGTTATGAACTTGAGTCCATGAAGAGTTTGTTCAGAGTTGCAGATGCAATGGAGGAGAGCAGCGACACTTCCCTCAAGTCGTGGCTCAAGAAGGTGATAGATGTCGTTTATGACATGGAAGATGCTCTTGATCATTTCAATTTGCATCTTGCACGGGAtcgtgggcatggtttctttgcTTCTCTTCTGAAAATCACTGGCTGTATCAGTAGTTTACAAGCTCGCCATCGAATTGCTTCAGAAATGCTAGAAATCAGATCCAAAGTAGTAGATATCGCAGGATCATATCGGAGTTACTTGATGCAAAATAACATCATGGAGAAAGATTTGAACTACACCACTAGTGCATCACATCAACCAAGAACACGAGAAACACCTTCTCCTTCTTCACTTGAAGAAGATAATCTAGTAGGCATCGAAGGGGCCAAAGAGCAGCTTATCAATTGGCTTGTTAGAGGCAAATTTGATCGTGAAGTGGTTTCAGTGGTTGGCATGGGAGGTTTGGGGAAGAGTACCTTGGTGAAATTATTGTATGGCGACGCAGAAGTGATGAAGCACTTCGAACTTCGAGCTTGGGTAACAGTTTCTCAATCTTTCAAGATAGAGGAGCTTCTAAAAGATATAATTCAACAAATCTCCCGTGTGCCTAATAAATCTGCAGATCATCTTGAGATGGACAGCGAGGGAGAGGATAAATTTAAGCTAATAACAGCTATAAATGAATTTCTTCGGCAAAAAAGGTACCTCATTGTCTTAGACGATGTGTGGGATACTTATGCCTTTGATGCTTTTGTTCGTGCATTGCCAAGAAACAACTGTGGCAGCCGAATATTACTCACAACACGTATTGTCACAGTTGCCACCATGAAATCCCCTGAAAAAGTCTATGCTTTGAATCCGTTGTCCCCTGAAGATTCATGGACTTTGTTCTGCAAGAAAACGTTTAAGAACAACTCTTGCCCTCCACATTTGAAAGATGTGTCAGAAAAAATCCTGCACAGATGTGAAGGATTGCCACTTGCAATTGTGGCAGTAAGTGGTGTTCTAGCAACAAAGGACGAGAGCAGAGAAGATCAATGGGAGATGATTCATCGCACTCTCGTTTATGATGATAGCATGCTCAATTTGAGAAGAGTACTGTCACTCAGTTACAATGATTTGCCTTACTTTCTCAAATCCTGTTTGTTGTACTTCAGCGTCTTTCCTCAGAATTATCGGATTAAGAGTGCAAGACTTGTTCGGTTGTGGATAGCGGAAGGATTCGTGAATGAAAGAGAAGGGATGACCCTGGAGGAAGTTGCAGAAGCCTACCTAAATGAGCTCATTATGAGAAACTTGGTTCAGGTGGTAGAAGCTAATATTGATGGTCGGGTCAAAACTTGCCGCATCCATGAACTTCTTCATGAGATTGTCATTTCAAAGGCAAGAGATCAAGAATTTATAACGATAGTCAAGAGCCAAAGCAAGATTTTGCCTGAAAAATTCAGACGTGTATCGTTCCATGATACCACACCAAGCATACGGCACATTGCATCTCAGCGGCTTCGTTCCCTGCTAATGTTTTGGGCAGGAGATTCTTTATCCGAGTCTCCTGTATTTTATTCGTCTTTTAATCACTCAAGGCTGCTCAATGTGTTAGATTTGGAAGGCGCACCTTTGAAGGAATTTCCTCAAGAAATTGTCAGCCTCTCGCTTTTGAAGTATCTAAGTTTGAGAGATACAAAGGTGAATTCTATTCCAAGATCCATTGGTAAGTTGCAGAACCTGGAAACTTTGGATCTCAAACATGCCCATGTAACTGAATTGCCTGCTGAGATTCTGGAGCTTCAGAAACTTCGTCATCTACTGGTCTATCGTTATCAAATTTCATCTGATTATGAGATTTACACCAAAAATGGTTTCAAGGCACCAGCTCTCATAGGCAGCCAGAAGTCTTTACAAAAGCTTTGCTTCATAGAGGCTAATCAAGGCGGTAACCTTATGCAGGAACTGGGAAAGCTGAATAATCTGAGGAGGTTAGGCATTGTAAAATTAAGGGAACAAGATGGGATGGCTCTGTGCTCTTCCATTGAAAAACTGAAGAATCTTCGTGCATTGTCAATTACTTCAATGAACGAAAGCGAGATCATAGATTTGGAGAGCTTATCTACTCCTCCTACATTTCTCCAACGACTGTACTTGGCAGGAAGTTTACAGAAAGTACCAGATTGGATACCTGCACTTGATAGCTTGGTAAAGGTGGTATTGAAATGGAGTAAATTAAGTGATGATCCACTTCTTTCTCTTCAACGTTTGCCCAGGCTGGTTCATCTTGAACTTGTACAGGCATATGATGGAAAGGAATTTTATTTTCATCAGAAGGGGTTTCAGAGCCTGAAGTTATTGGGTTTAAGCAAATTAGAAAGACTTGAGGAAATAAAGGTGGAGAAGGGAGCAATGCCCTGTCTTCAAAAGCTAATTGTTCAGAGCTGTCATTCGTTGCAGAAAGTACCATTAGGGATTCAGTACCTGGTTAAACTCAAACTTCTGGAATTCATCAATATGCCAATAGAATTAATCATGAAAATGGATCCCAATGGAGAACATGGAGATCATTGGAAGGTTAAGCACATACCAGAAGTTCATTTTTCCTATTGGAATAATGGTAATTGGGATTCCTTCTCTTTGAATTCTTTTAGAGATAACAAAACTTCTTCCCAGTCCAGCCGTAAGATTATTAGCTATAAAAATATTTAG
- the LOC110672915 gene encoding pentatricopeptide repeat-containing protein At5g09450, mitochondrial gives MASRSLLFTLRRKCIINSEFGSLWTLEKGKFGRFLSSGALNSEAVEEESNSKENEDHLRSRILRLRLPKRSATNIIQKWVNEGNIVTACELRSISKELRKSQRYKHALEISEWMVTNKEFELSDSDYATRIDLMTKVFGIDAAERYFEGLPVSAKTSETYTALLHSYAGSKLLEKAEELYERIKGSNLSFTVLPYNEMMTLYMSIGQVEKVSLAVEELKSQKVAPDIFTYNLWISSCAATLNINQVMRILDEMSHNPGCNDDWLRYIDIANIYVKAGHLVNAESSTVVEAGKGIMQREWITYDFLIILYAGLRNKDKVDQIWKSLRMTKQKMTNRNFICILSSYLMLGHVNEAGEVLDQWKQSTITDFDITACGRLLDAFSDAGLSEIANKFHVLLIERNFDLTNLSK, from the exons ATGGCATCCCGATCGCTACTCTTCACGCTCCGACG GAAATGCATAATCAACAGCGAATTTGGATCTCTGTGGACCCTAGAGAAAGGGAAGTTTGGTAGATTTCTCTCTTCCGGTGCGCTGAATAGCGAAGCTGTTGAAGAGGAATCGAATTCAAAGGAGAATGAAGACCACTTGAGGAGTAGAATCCTTAGACTGAGACTTCCAAAGCGAAGCGCCACTAATATCATACAGAAATGGGTCAACGAAGGGAACATTGTGACGGCCTGTGAGCTCAGAAGCATCTCTAAAGAGCTTAGGAAGTCCCAGCGTTACAAGCATGCTCTTGAG ATATCAGAGTGGATGGTTACAAATAAAGAGTTTGAGTTATCAGACTCTGACTATGCAACTCGTATTGACTTGATGACAAAAGTTTTTGGTATTGATGCTGCGGAACGCTATTTTGAAGGTCTACCTGTCTCGGCAAAAACTAGCGAAACCTATACTGCACTCCTTCACTCTTATGCTGGGTCAAAATTACTAGAAAAGGCTGAAGAGCTTTATGAGAGAATAAAAGGATCAAACCTGTCCTTCACTGTTCTCCCATATAATGAGATGATGACTCTGTATATGTCAATAGGGCAGGTGGAGAAAGTCTCATTAGCTGTTGAAGAACTGAAAAGTCAGAAGGTTGCCCCTGACATCTTCACTTACAATCTATGGATAAGTTCATGTGCTGCAACTCTAAATATTAATCAAGTTATGAGGATATTGGATGAAATGAGCCACAATCCTGGTTGTAATGATGATTGGCTTAGATACATTGACATTGCCAATATATATGTTAAAGCAGGTCATCTTGTGAATGCGGAGTCCAGTACCGTTGTTGAAGCAGGGAAGGGTATCATGCAAAGAGAATGGATAACATATGACTTCCTTATCATTCTGTATGCAGGTTTACGAAACAAAGATAAAGTTGATCAAATATGGAAATCCTTAAGAATGACTAAACAAAAAATGACAAACAGAAACTTCATTTGCATCCTTTCTTCATATCTGATGCTTGGACATGTGAACGAAGCGGGAGAAGTTCTTGATCAGTGGAAACAGTCTACTATTACAGACTTTGATATCACTGCTTGTGGAAGGCTTTTGGATGCATTCTCAGATGCTGGATTAAGTGAAATTGCCAAC